A single region of the Leptodactylus fuscus isolate aLepFus1 chromosome 5, aLepFus1.hap2, whole genome shotgun sequence genome encodes:
- the DUSP1 gene encoding dual specificity protein phosphatase 1, with product MVNMEISAMDCNTLKALLADAAHQCLVLDCRSFFSFSTSHIIGSSNVRFSTIVKRRAKGSMGLEHIIPNEEQRCRLIAGLYEAVVLLDERTCELESLRKDSTMMLAVSALCRDPRGSRIFFLKGGYEAFSSECPEFCNKCSPPVGLSLPLSANSVPDSADSNCTPCGTPLYDQGGPVEILPFLYLGSAYHASRKDMLDTLGITALINVSANCPNHFEGHYQYKSIPVEDSHKADISSWFNEAIDFIDSVKNKGGRVFVHCQAGISRSATICLAYLMRTNRVKLDEAFEFVKQRRSIISPNFSFMGQLLQFESQVLAPSCSAEVGSPSITVLDRGTSTTTVFNFPVSIPVHPAASSLSYLQSPITTSPSC from the exons ATGGTCAATATGGAGATTAGTGCCATGGATTGCAATACATTGAAAGCCCTGCTGGCAGACGCGGCTCACCAGTGCCTGGTGCTGGACTGCAGGTCCTTCTTCTCCTTCAGCACCTCGCACATCATAGGCTCCAGCAATGTCAGGTTCAGCACCATCGTCAAGAGAAGGGCTAAGGGCAGCATGGGCTTGGAACACATCATCCCCAATGAGGAGCAGCGCTGCCGGCTGATAGCTGGTCTGTACGAGGCTGTGGTCTTGCTGGATGAGAGGACATGTGAGCTGGAGTCCCTCAGAAAGGACAGCACTATGATGTTGGCCGTGAGTGCCTTGTGCAGAGACCCCCGGGGCAGCAGGATCTTCTTTCTGAAAG GTGGTTATGAAGCATTTTCTTCTGAGTGCCCTGAATTCTGCAACAAATGTTCTCCTCCAGTGGGACTGAGCCTGCCCTTGAGTGCCAACAGTGTACCAGACAGTGCAGATTCCAACTGTACCCCATGTGGAACCCCGCTATACGATCAG GGTGGCCCAGTGGAAATCCTGCCTTTTTTGTACTTGGGTAGCGCATACCATGCGTCCAGGAAAGACATGCTGGATACCCTTGGCATCACAGCTCTGATCAATGTTTCTGCCAACTGCCCCAACCACTTTGAGGGGCACTACCAGTACAAGAGCATTCCCGTGGAAGACAGTCATAAAGCAGACATCAGCTCCTGGTTCAATGAAGCCATTGATTTTATAG ACTCTGTCAAAAATAAAGGCGGAAGAGTGTTTGTCCACTGTCAAGCTGGTATCTCTCGTTCAGCTACCATCTGTCTGGCTTATCTTATGAGGACTAACCGTGTAAAGCTGGATGAAGCTTTTGAGTTTGTCAAGCAGAGAAGGAGCATCATTTCCCCTAATTTCAGTTTCATGGGACAGCTTCTTCAGTTTGAATCTCAAGTACTCGCCCCATCCTGCTCTGCAGAAGTCGGTAGCCCCTCAATAACAGTTTTGGACAGGGGGACATCTACGACAACTGTCTTCAATTTCCCAGTTTCCATCCCCGTTCACCCAGCAGCAAGCTCTCTGAGCTACCTTCAAAGCCCAATCACTACATCGCCGAGCTGCTAA